The Podarcis raffonei isolate rPodRaf1 chromosome 7, rPodRaf1.pri, whole genome shotgun sequence nucleotide sequence cgcattgcagtagttcaagcgatagataaccagagtatgcaccactctggagagacagtccgcaggcagatagggtctcagcctgcgtaccagatggatctggtagacagctgccctgggtaCAGAATTgaaaacaggaaagaaagaaagaaagaaagaaagaaagaaagaaagaaagaaagaaagatgagggTAGCAGAAGAATATGTGTAAAACTTAATTACATGTAAGTTAAGTACTTTGTTTCTGTTAGATAAGAACTTAATGGGTTAAATGCTTCATAGGCATTTGTAGATAGTTTTGTActaatgttctggtttattttttcgTGCCAGAATATTTCGGAGAAGAAAGAGAATCCGCCGATCGCTTGCTAATTTGTTCAGTATTGGAGCCTCTAAATCATGGTTGAACAGCACCACTATTGACTTACCTCACGTAGAGGATACTTGGTTTGATGGAGACATGAAGGGGGACACCAATGAATATTATGACACTGGTGAGCATTGACTTTGCTCAGGAAAGCCAGCAGCTATTCTAATAGGTATTGTACTTAAAGGAAGACTTGTGACAAGGCACAAACATCTGTGCTTACGATATATGTTTTTCAATGGTTTTTTTACAGGTACCGTTGATGCTGCTTTCAATTGCAAAGCCCAAAGGGCAGAGAGACACAGTCTGGTACAAAAGAAGCCCTCTTCTTCGAAAGATGCAACTTGGACAAAACCCAGAAAAGAGCAGCATTATTCACCTACTTGTATCTTTCCCCCAGCAGAAGAAGAGTACTTCTATGAAAAATCTTTGGACTGTTCAAGTGAGTTAAACCCTTCTCTGTGTTACAGAGCTCTCTGTTTATGATATGCCTTTCCTTGTACAAACTATCCTGGGTTTTAAGATTGGCATGGGAGGTTCTGCCTGTCATGCCTTTGATGACTGCAGCTTgtggggctgtcacatgaaacagaaccttctcagtggtggcacctcagctgtggaactctctcccagtGGAGATCTGGTTGCCACATATGTTGGGCTCATTCTTGCAGACATTTGGTACATACTTGACATCTTGTTATCTGCTGCTTATTGCTGACCATCAtggtgtattttgtatttgtggTTTTAGAACTgggattttaattgttttttatttgtggttTTTATGAAGGTTGTCAGCCCCAGTATGTTCTGTTGTGAGGAGCAGGATAGAAGGGATATAAATCCACAGCCCCACTTATgatcattaaaaagaaagaaaacaagcagaAGTTGCTAGGAAGAtgctctttaattaaaaaaaagcccAAGAACATAATAACAGTAGCTAAGATGAATACATTGAATACATTCTGTAACATCTGTCATGTCGTATTTggtgggcttaaaaaaaaatcaggaggaTTAAATCAGCTTAATTATGGCCTAATTCTCCACTTACATTATTATGGCTCCAGGAATGCCTGAGCTCTGCAATATGTAACCTCATTTATACAAATGCTTTGGTGCACTGTTCATTCCCTATCAGTCATTCTTTACCAAGGCCTTGCCTGTACTAGGTGTTTTGTGCTGGTCAAGGTGTGATCTAGTCCGGAACAGGTCTTCTGGATTAAAGCTAGCACAGCACTGGAAATTTCTCCTTCATTCTTTACAATCCTTCTTCATTGATTAATGAGAAAAAGGAGCATTAAAACATCACCAAAGGGGATATAACATTTTGGGGAAATGCTCACAGGCGAGATGCAGAGTTTTAGCTGCCCTTACCTTACttttggggatgcgggtggcactgtgggttaaaccacagagacgactaggacttgccgatcagaaggttggcggttcgaatccctgcgacggggtgagctcccgttgctcggtccctgctcctgccaacctagcagtttgaaagcacgtcaaagtgcaaatagataaacaggtaccgctccggtgggaaggtatacggcgtttctgtgtgctgctcaggtttgcccagaagcggcttagtcatgctggccacatgacccagaagctgtacgccggctccctcggccaataaagcgagatgagcgccacaaccccagagtcggtcacgactgcacctaatggtcaggggtccctttacctttaccttacttttgaggtggcCAAAAGTctcttctttcattctacaaatcatctcacCAACAGCCTGTGCTCTGCAGCCTTTTTCAGGGGCCCATGCTACAGTTAAATTCCAGGGGAAGATATAATGAAAACTCCTTGTGGAAAAATGGCATTAAGGGGTGGAAGGGAACatggctcaatggcagagcacatgttttcatagaatcctaagactgtagagttggaagggatccagacggttacctagtccaaccccatgcaacgcAGAAACCAGAGTTTTGGATGCAGAAGCTCCtaggttcagtctccagcatctccaggcaaaaGGGACAGGCATCATGAGATAGGAAACACCTCTTGCCCAAGACCCTGGAAGGCTGCTGCTAGCCAGAGTAGACTGCACTGGATAGACAAATAACCTGACCTGTGGGTCCTGTTATCGGGAAGGTAACATTCTTGCAGTAACTGTTATCGGGAAGGTAACATTTTTGCAGtaactgtttttctttctctctctctctgtatgtgttctAAATAGAGCCTTTTACAGTAAGGCACGACCTCTGCCCAGTTATCGCGCTCTCCATGTGTTTGATCATTTCCCTCTGCGTAAGGTAAATCTGAATGTCTTTTTATATATAGCAGCACTTTCATCTATAATGCATTCAAAGAGTTTTTCAAAGAAGCTATATAAACTGTCCTTCGGCAAATCATGTGACCAGACATGGGAGCTCAAGGGTCCTTTGGATTAACAGCAGCCTCTTGGTTCTGTTGAATGGAAAATTCAGACAGGCTTCAAAATCAGTTTGTGAAATGATACCATAGTGTGTTGCTCTAGTTTaggttgaactttttttaaaaaatcaaatactaATGAGTGGCATATCCAGATGACCACCCACTTCCTATTTAGCCATTTAACAGAAAACTGATCTCCAAGGAGAGCCAAATGAAAGCCATTTTGATGCTCACTTACAAACTAGTGACCAGGGTGAATTTCTGGGAGAGATTTGGAGAATGCCAAGCTGGTTGTTATCTTGGCTCCTGATGTGAAAAGCCACCAGCTTAGCCTGACCTTGTTGACAGGCTCTTGAGTTCATGGCTGGAGGATGAATGAAACACATAGCTGTCATTGCTCTGCAGATCTCCCTGCCTGATTTAATATTAAGATGATGTGACTTTGACAGAGAAGGGAAATGAATTAATTATATTTGCATTGGTTATTGACTATTTGATCCTTTCCTGTTTTGAGCCTTTTGATCCATCCTGTTTTATTAATATTCAATAAATACGCTTATAATAAAAGACTAAAATAAGGAGAGGACGGTGGTGGGAATATAGCGGGAGGACACTATATTTTTGAGTGGGTTTGCACTTAAGGGAATTAGATGAAACTGGAAGAGGCCTCTGGGGAGGGAGAGGACACAGCCATAGAGAAGCTGTAGCTTCCTTTAACAGAGACTCCTCATTCTGTAAGTACTTCATAAACTTTATcttatgtaaagggacccctgaccattgggtccagtcgtgaccgactctggggttgcgacgctcatctcgctttattggccaagggagccggcgtacagcttccaggtcatgtggccagcatgactaagccgcttctggctaaccaaagcagcgcacagaaacgccgtttaccttcccgctggagcggtacctatttatctacttgcagtttgacgtgctttcgaactgcaaggttggcaggagcagggactgagcaatgggaactcaccccgtcgtggggattcgaaccgccaaccttctgattggcaagtcctaggctctgtgttttaacccacagcgccacccgcttctcAATACCTTAtgtatagggacatcctaaattCTGAAAGTTATTAATATAAGGACAACACACTAGGGAATTGCTCTCTCTCGGGTAGGGCATCTCTGCCTCTGACAATGTGCAAGCCTTTGAGGGGCATCTCAAATTGGATTGTTGTcatatacagtaagcccacaactcaCACAAAGATTGCATTCTGGGGGATCACACGTAAGGGCAAAATTGtgcatagtcaaaacacattgtgtGCAGTAGCAGGTAGGAGTGAGAAAGTCTTTTTTCCTGGGACACCTGCCCCCattccccctttttaatttttctatatttttttgCCAAGTGATTAAAGCTGAAtacgcacaagttaaatgcacataagttgcaggcttagTGTAATACCAAAGTAAATGGTGGTGTGAATAAGGTGGGCTTGCAGGGTCCCATGCTCAAATCCAAATAGGGTTTGAGGTCAAAACTGTTTTGAATGTCAAGAAAAGCATATGGAGAATTCATCTGAATTTGGGCACAGTTCCTTACCCCACAAACAGTCCCCATACAATCTTACTTTAATTTATAGTCCGTTCTAATTCAATTGCACTGTGGCTTAAATTTGAATTTTAGCAatgttgtgcattttttaaatgatttgcaaactgcttagaagccgcCTGGGCATTTAACCagaatataaacaaataaataatgcttAATATGTGATTTATGTTGATTCTTGTCGTTTCAGATTCTTTCTGGGAGGACTGTTTACAACTCTGCTGAGCTTCTTGCTGTTGATCATCATTTTAATTtgtaagcaaaaaataaatgtttatcctTGCTACATGCCAGATGATTCCtacattgcggggggttggactagatgaccattggggtcccttccaaccctacaattctatgatttgtggGATTGAGGGTTCACCCAGACTTCCTTTTGGCCACGTTTTTAGGCACAGGGCcaagctttaaagctctgtgcctGAGTGGTTTTCTTTTTGTCCTGGCGCATTCCCCGGGAAAACCCCCATTTttccactgaattggagcaaatggcaaaggGCTTCCCCATGGATTGCCATTTGCCATTcagtggtaaaatgtgggttttcccagggaaagcgctCAGACAACAAACAAACCGCTTGGGTATGGAGCTTTGAAGCGCAGAACCACACCTGAAAAGTGTGGCACAAAAGTCTGCATGAGTCCTGACTGGAGGTACCTAATTCTTCTGAAAACAAGTGTGTGCTGTGCCCATTAAGCAATCATCATAATcatctatattttatttttaataaaacacCAAAAGAATAGGTTTATGAACttattttgcagtgctgtttcaTACCTATTTCACTGCTAATTTGGACTTCATAATAATTTCTTAACCAAGATATAAAACTTCTCTAATCAAATTTACCAAGATGTTTATTTCCATCAACTTACAGACTGCTGCATGACTAGGAATCAACATGCCTAAATGATTGTGCCTTAAGTCATACTGACAAATGTGAGAATGTTAGATGGTTTTCAGCTGTGTAATACTTGTCATTCTTTCCCCTTCTTCTATCAGGTTCACTGGCACTTTTGTACTAGTCCCTTCATGGGACCACCTGTCAGTTCATGTGATCTGCGGAGAATAATCATCCTTTCCCTTCAGAATCTTGTTTCCACATTCTTCTGGAATCCTCGCCTAGCTACCTGTAGGAACATCGGCaatggtttttgtgtttttttaaaccatGTGCCTTCAAGCTGCACCAAGGATACAGATGAAAAAGCATTTTGAGGAATGAGGATTCTGACAGCATCTCACGATTTTCAGGATTTAGGAACTGGTAAAAACCCAAGCTGGGCCAGGACATTGGGTTggcaattaaggtaaaggtaaaggacccctggtcaaaggcaactatggggtacagcactcatctcacttaccTTGGCAGTTTTAACACATGAGCCAATATGCACCCTCTTTGCTGATCAAACTGCTAATTTTGGAAAGTATGGAGTGCCTGAGCAATGAATGGATGCTGCTAACAAACTAGCCTCATCCTATAGCTATGCGTGCATTGTATGGGAAAGACAGTCAGTGGTAGGCAAGTGACCTTTAAGAAATGCTTGCCCACTATGTCTGATGTTCTTGTTGGGGAACCCAGAGAGGCTTCCCCACACAACAGTTTGAAAACTGCTGCCCTCCCTTAATCCAGTGCGGGACTGTTTGTTCACTTTGTTTGCCAGCTTATCAGTTGACAGGATACGTCCAAACTGATTTCATGAAAGGTTCATGTTTGGTTACCTGCATCCAGTTTTCCAAACTGGGTTGGGAGTAGATATGGGGAAACTCAAGTTCAGACTTCCCACTCAGGTCTGGAGGGCCTAGAAGGTACCATTGTCTCTCTCAGAATatgcctaccttacagggctgttgtgaggataaagcacCACTCTGAGttacttggaggaaaggcaggatgtaaataaCTCAGTAAATTAGAATAAATAATGTCTTGCATTCAGTCCAGCTGTGTCACTCTGATTCCCTGCACCATAAATTTCTTGGTCAAGAAAAGTTCGGGATTTTTGTATCATTTGTGCACCTTTCTTACTTGCAATACTGTATAAACTATAATAAGAGCAAATCACCACGTTTTAGTGATACTTATAATCAAGGCACCTAATCCTGAAACCTATACTGTACTTGTTATTTGAACACATATTTTACAATAAAGTTTTTGATGCACATTAGTGCAATTATCATTTTTATGTTGCAGATACACTTGTTATTTTGAAATCTGAAGTATACATTTGGGAAGAAAGAAATCGCTTGGTTCCAAGTTTGTGGGGCAATGCAGAGCACTATACATTCAACTTGGTGTGCAAAATTGTGGCAGGCAAAAAGGTTGCATATGCAACCATCTACCTGTCCATCTGCTTTTCCTCATCTTCCATTATCCTATTACTCGTCTGCAGTGGGGTCATAGCTCAGAGACAGAACACATCCTTTGAGCCCTCAGGTTCGATCCTTGGCAAACACCAGCCCAAAAGTAGTCTCAGGGAGTAAGCGCTAGGAAGGCATCCCTGCAAAAGACCACGAGGAAGTGTTCCCTGCCAGACAGATGCTAATGACTAGTGCACATAGCTACTAactgttcccttttttaaagggaaattcccttattctgaataggattcctcgcaagaaaagggaaaagttgacagctatgctagtgcactgtatttttgtactttcagTGTTTC carries:
- the TMEM71 gene encoding LOW QUALITY PROTEIN: transmembrane protein 71 (The sequence of the model RefSeq protein was modified relative to this genomic sequence to represent the inferred CDS: inserted 1 base in 1 codon); translation: MCIICVKGYMXLAMHLVPEEQISTDHSAYLLSALAGYPLLEKEPRKKVAPELITPRCTDAFLDHETSYECCSTNPCTGCVLACRRSPRLLTNGYYLLTEDSFLSDEDGNVTLSLSQTSVTYKEKLVRIFRRRKRIRRSLANLFSIGASKSWLNSTTIDLPHVEDTWFDGDMKGDTNEYYDTGTVDAAFNCKAQRAERHSLVQKKPSSSKDATWTKPRKEQHYSPTCIFPPAEEEYFYEKSLDCSKPFTVRHDLCPVIALSMCLIISLCVRFFLGGLFTTLLSFLLLIIILICSLALLY